CAGGTGCTGTCAGAGGCCCAACATGAGCCCGGGTACTGCGCTTTCTATGAAGAATGCGGTCGTAACCCGTCGATAACTGGGTCCCTCATTCCTCCTATTGTCCCCTGTTTAAACTACAGCCGTGCCCGACCAGTCACAGGAGCCCACTACACTAAGCTCAAAGAGGTCTGTAGATCCTGCTTACTATTTGAATGGAGCGGAGAATAAGATACAGTAAAGCATTGTAGAGTAGGGCTATTCTTATTCCTCTTAATCTATTCTTAGGAAATGATTTTGAGTATTCAGTTCACCAATAGTGGGCTTGTGTTTGAGTTTTCGTAAAACCACACCTGTTCTTGCTGCAGGTGTGTCCCATTCTGGACCGTGGTGAGTACAACACGTACGCCTGCTGCTCCATCAAACAGCTGTCATCCCTGGAACTGAGCCTGGCCCTGTCAAAGGCTGTGCTGATCCGCTGCCCTTCCTGCGCTGAGAACTTTGCCCACCTGCATTGCATCAACACCTGCAGCCCCAACCAGAGCAAGATGATAAAAGTCACAAAGGTCAAGAATGTCACTCATCTGGGCAAGACAAGGGAGGCCGTGGTGGGTTACCAGGCATTCCTCAGCACCACCTTTGCAGACGCCGCCTTCCAGTCTTGTAAAAATGTAAGGATCCCAGCCACAGGAGGCTTTGCCATCGCCACCATGTGTGGTCGGTACGGTGCCAAACTGTGCACCCCACAGCGCTGGTATGACTTCCAGGGAGACTCCAGTAATGGCCTGGCTCCACTGGACATTGACTTCAGACTGATAAAAGAGGGAGACACTGAGGGACTACCAGAGGGTGTGATTCCCTACAACGGACGTGCTCTGAAGTGTAACGAGACCACACCATCAGGAGGTCAGATCTGCTCCTGCCAGGACTGCAAAGAGTCTTGCCCAAGTGTGCCTCCTCTACCACTTCCTCCCGGCCCCTTTAGACTGTTGGGGACAGATGGCTTCCTTGTGATTTCTGTTATCTTACTCTGTCTCCTGATATTTGCCTTCCTGTTATACTTCTCTGTCTTTTGCTTGGTGAAGTCTAAGaaaagagaggatgaagagagaggaaagagaaagaggaaaggcaAAGACCAGAACAGTAATGATGTGACTCAGCAGGTCGTTCAACCATCAGAGGTGACGTGCGCTGACAGGAACAGCTTGGCAGCTCAAGCTTTCCTGAGCCTAGAGTTTCGGTATTGGGGAACCCTCATGGCCACTTATCCCCTCACAGTAAGTATTTTTAACGCTCAAAATCCGAGTACATGATAGCAGGTACTGATACAGACCTgcttattgttttatttggcaAGTGTGTAGAATTTCTGACTTTGTTGTATCAAACAGGCAGACTGAGAGGAATGGactgaaaacaaagcagagttCACAAATTTTTGCAAGGATTGTCTcattttttctacaaacaaaagcCATCACAATAATTTGAAGCATATTataaacatattcaaattgtaCATGCAATggcttcaagaaaaaaaaaggttgtcagCCAGATAAAGAAGATATGTCTCAGTTGGTAATATTTTACCCTCATTCAAGGTGCTCCTGATTTCGGCTGTAGTCGTGGCTGTTTTCTCTGCCGGCCTTAAATCCATTGAGCTCACCACTGACCCGGTCGAGCTGTGGTCTGCTCCCAACAGCCGGGCCCGCCAGGAGAAAGACTTCCATGACACACACTTTGACCCGTTCTTCAGGACAAACCAGCTGATCTTGACAGCGCCAGGCAGAAAAGGCCACATTTACGATTCTTTGCTGTTTGGCCCGCAGAACTTTAGCGGGCTTGTATCTAAGGATCTCATTATTGAGCTGCTGGAGCTCCAGAAACGAATACAGGTAAAGAAAAACCCAGAATCAAAGTTGACAGTTGACAATGTTTGCAAAAGCTCATCGTATCATTTTGACAATGATGCCTCTTTTTTAGAACATCGAGTTCTGGTCAGAGGATCTGAACCGCACAGCAAGTCTGAAGGATGTGTGCTTCGCACCGCTGAACCCATCCAAGCCCTTACTGACGGACTGTGCAGTCAACAGCTTGCCACAGTACTTCCAGAACAGCCTGGACAACATTAATGCTAAGGTGAACATGACAGAGCTGGGAGTGACCAAAGAGGTGGACTGGAGAGACCACTTAATCTACTGCCTCAAGTAAGGATTCATGAAACGGAATTTCAaatcaaactggaaaaaaagcagCGATTCAACTACAGTTTCTCAGTTACTTAAACGTaactctcctttttcttcttccgtCTCTTCTCAAGCTCGCCCTTGTCCTTCAAAGACATCACTGATTTAGGTATGAGTTGCATGGCTGACTATGGAGCTCCAGTCTTCTCCTTTCTGGCTGTGGGAGGCTATGAGAGTGAGTGACATTCAGCATCAACTTTTACACATGAAATACCTGTACATtcaacacaaaaagacactTCTAACTTACCTGAACACTATATGTCTTGCTTCTCCCAGATGACGACTACACCAATGCACAGGCTTTCATCTTGACCTTCTCCCTCAACAACTACGCTCGCAGCAACCCCAAGTTTAAAGTGGCCATGCAGTGGGAGAAAGAGTTTCTTAAAATTGTCCAGGATTACCAGAAAAGCCCTGCCACCAACTTCACCTTTGCATTCATGGCAGAGGTACAGTAACCTATGAAAACTCACAGAATACATCATTCATGTTTCTTGTTATAAAAGATGTTAATTTTATCTGGTAGCCAAGGGGGTTAAGACCCTGATCTCTGGTTTGAGCCTGTGTTGCATGTCAAGTCTCATCTCTCTCCACCTATTTCCTCTGATCTCTGTCATCTCATATCTATTATAagcaaaaatgctcaaaaaaagaaagaagtaatCAGTGCCTGCTGTCACAGATTTTCCAATGGGAAAGTGTTTTTCTATCACCTCACAATCTGACCTCTTAAATCCCTAATCCTTGATTTGACGCCCCATTGTCTCCACAGAGGTCTCTGGAGGATGAGATTAATCGGACAACAGCGGAGGATATCCCCATCTTTATGATCAGTTATGCTGTAATCTTTGTTTACATTGCTGTTGCACTGGGGGAGTACTCTTCATGGAAACGCATACTGGTAAGATTTCAGAGACAGTAATGTCTACATTTATTATGATGCAGTATTTCACATTGGTCAGATTTTTTTAGCCACACAAAAGGTGTGGCCTTAGGAATTGTCGGTCTACATATAAAAAatgataagggaaaaaaaaaaaaggattcctGCAGTCTTATCTCTGCATCCTCAAGGTGGACTCCAAGTTCTTGGTGGGTCTGGGTGGGATCCTGGTGGTTGCCTGTTCTGTCCTGGCCTCCATGGGCTTCTACTCCTGGATCGGCATCCCCTCCTCACTGGTCATTCTACAGGTCGTGCCCTTCCTGGTGCTCGCTGTAGGAGCTGACAACATCTTCATCTTTGTTCTGGAGTACCAggtatgtatatttgtgtgcacAATGAGTGTACAATATTGATGATTTTGTAAGATGTGTATATAATTTTTAGTGATGTTATCCCACTCTTCCTTCCTTGCAGAGAGATGTACGGAGGcctggagagaagagagaggagcacATTGGTCGTGTCCTTGGAAATGTAGCTCCCAGCATGCTCCTGTGCAGTCTCTCTGAGTCTGTCTGCTTCTTTTTAGGTAGaaacattcaatttttttttagtgtaaaaaaaactacatgaaCAAAGTGCAACAGGTAACACGGACATATTAAAAGGTTTCGCTTCAGTACAGTTCTGTGCACGTACAGTGTGTGGGAAGGGACCATTGTGTTTCCATATAATGTGTTAACCTTGAACCGTGTCTCTGTTCTGCTACCCAAGGGGCCCTGTCCACCATGCCAGCAGTCAAGTCCTTTGCTCTGTACGCTGCTCTGGCTGTGCTCATGGACTTCATCCTCCAGATGACAGCCTTTGTGGCGCTGCTGTCCCTGGATGCCCGGCGGCAAGACAACAACCGCTGTGAACTGCTCTGCTGTGTTACAGTGTCAACCCAGCATCCCAACAAACCAAACGAGGGCTTTCTGCTGCCCTTCATGAGGAAATACTACGCCCCTGTCCTACTGCACCCTTACACCAGGATCATAGTGGTAAAGCTAGTAACACTTCAGCTATAGCATAAGACAGAGGTCACAGTTATTCTCAACCTATGACCTCCGTTGTGCCTAAAACATCATAAAACCCCAGGTTAGAAGGTCATACTTTCTTGTGTTTAACTGGATATTTGTTGAATACATTCTGTCCTGTGTTCTCTCCAGATTTTGGTGTTCATCTTCATGCTCTGCGGATCCCTATTCCTTATGTTTCATGTCACAGTTGGTCTGGATCAGGAGCTGGCTATGCCTAAGGTCAGTAAGCACTGGTATAGTAATATAAATGAACTCCTACGCACTCCTCTTTCAATGTAACCTTACAAACATTATTCTGTTTTTGGTGCAGGGCTCTTATATGTTGGACTATTTCCAGTACCTGTATAAATACTTTGAAGTTGGAGTCCCTGTTTACTTTGTAACAAAAAGGGGCTTCGACTTCACCAGTGTGGAGGGCATGAATGCAGTCTGCTCCAGCGTGGGCTGTGATCAGTTCTCACTAACCCAGAAGATCCAGTACGCCACCACTTACCCTGATCGGTGAGTcagtgatttaattttttataatctgGACAGGAGAAAATGTAGGCTTTCAAATACTGTTGCTGCTCAACTCTGCATCAACCAGTTCCTCATTTCAGAAGAGTGAAGAGAGATTTTCTGTCCTTGTtctttacatcatcatcatttttcactAACACATCCTTGAACTCACTGATATCATAGTAGCAACCTCTCGCATACTAGCCATTCAGATTAGTTAATGATAAACTGAGTTACATGAACGCAACTGAGCAGATAAAAGGTGCCTCTAACTGATTGTGCCATGCAGAGAGCAAACACCATGCGTATCCCCTATAATTACCTATAGTATCCCCTATAGTTACTTTAATTAACATGCTTTTTTGCCAGTTAAGTATCCTGCAGAGaagtatatatattttccaCCAAAAGATAACTCCTGATGCATAAATTAGGCTGTACACCTACAGTAGCAAGAATTATATTACCCAATGTTCACTTTGTGATATAAAGTATGTCTCTCAGGTAACTTGAAGGGCATCATGGGCATTTGACCGATTATATTTAAGAACACACTTTTATTTCCTTGAGATAAGACGGATTCTGAAGCTCACTTATTGTTAGCATTATCAGTTGCTCACCGGCAGATAGCGAAACTCTTCTCATAAAAGGGGAAGTTTGCCATAATTACCATTAATTTAATATGAAATCATTAATATGAAAGCGTAAAGGTTTAGTATACAAATGTTAGCCAAAACTCTGTCTATTAACTTAAACTGacaaaagtgaaagaaatatgATACTTTTGAAAAGAAGCTTATTCGCTTCCTTtcagagagttagatgataaGATTAATACCGCTCTcatgtatgtacagtagtagttacactttattttttgtatagatttaacaaatgaaatatgtcaTGTTAATCAGCGAGTTTTATGGGTGctgataggtggattttgttacctttggacagagcaaggatagctgtttccccctgtttccagtgtttatgctaagctaagctaatgggCTGGTGGCTATAGCTTTATATTTAGTGTGCAGACAAGAGAGTGGTATCAACTCATCTAATTCatagcaaataagcatatttccctaTATGTCAAACAATTTCTTTCAAGCATAAGACTGATGACAAGGCGAATTCTGTACTTTTGAATTGTCAGCAAATCCTGTGGAAAGACCAAACCCAACAATCAATCTATTGTCcgtgtagccaaagcctgatatggGTTATTCCTGTGTGCCATAGAGCTTTATGATTGtccaaaaacttttaaagacaCATTAATAAGCCACACCTTTGTACTGGGTGACATCTTTCTTTGTGACAacatggacactgtagtttattttgagaaaatacacaatcctgctgctgtaaatactcactggaGCACTGCTTGTGTGTTACTCCACGGCTGAAAATAGTCTCCAGCAAATGCACCATTTGCTTCTATTTGAGTAAGGTTTGCTAAAAAATTTAGTTCCCGGCTGTTTTGGGAAATTGAGtcttttaaattgaaaattttaaaggaaaccatatatttgtgacctgattttaaagatttacatctcaGTCGCAGCAGgtatagatggatggatgaacgcattgttgtttttggtctaTTCATGAGTTTTGTGattgtaagaaaaatatagaataacactGTCCTTTAACATGGACACTTGTTATTCCTGTCTTTCTTTAACCCATTGACGCTGTGATCTGTAGGTCCTACTTGGCTATTCCTGCTAACTCTTGGGTGGATGATTTCATCGACTGGCTGAACCCTGGATCTAGATGTTGTCGTCTGTACGCCTTCGGTCCAAATGCTGGAAAGTTCTGTCCTGCAAGTGAATGTGAGAATCACTGCTgagaaaatatcacattaacacaCATCCTTTAATGTGAATTTCCTTATACAATGAAATACATTACCCTTACTTTATTAACACTCTTATTCTGCTCCCATGTCTCAATAGCTCCCTTGCTCTGTGCTCGTAAGTGTATGGCTACTCCTCAAAATGGCGTCCTCAGGCCTAGTGTGGAACAATTCAACCGCTTCCTCCCTGACTTTCTCGGTAACAGGCCTGACCTTCAGTGCCCCAAAGGGTGTGTATTGatgctgcacacatacacacaagaccATCACAACATGGAAACAACATTCTCACTGATCATTTCCTTTTAACAGTGGTCTAGGAGCCTATGACACGGCAGTAGTGAGAGATGCGAGTGGAGAAATTATAGGTAAGTCAACTCAAATGATCTCAAAGCAGTCAAAGatgttactgtatgttcatttaAATAGAAATGATGCTAATAGGTGAGCCTATTCTTTCCCTCTGTCCCCAGCCTCTCGTTTCATGGCTTACCACACACCTTTAACCAACTCCAAGGAGTTCACTGCAGCACTGCTGAAGGCCAGAGAGCTAGCCCACAACATCACAATGGGCATGAGGAAAGTGCCAGGCACCTCACCTGACTTTGAAGTATTTCCTTACACGTATGTACTTTAAATTCCCAAACCCCTTCGTGTCCCCCTCCCTCTACAGCGATGTGGATGGGTAGTTCCTTTTCAATATTTGAATGGAATTGGTCATTAAATCTAAGCAGTCTgtattttctgaccttttttttttttttttttgcttctctccttcttccagGGTAACTAATGTATTTTATGAGCAGTACCTCACTATTGTGCCAGAGGGACTTTTCAACATCTCCCTGTGCTTGCTGCCAACCTTCGTGGTGTGCTGTCTGCTACTGGGTTTGGACCTCTGCTCCGGCCTGCTCAACCTGATTACCATAATCATGATCATCGTGGATACTGTTGGCGTCATGACACTGTGGGGCATCGATTACAACGCAGTGGCCCTTATCAATCTGGTCACGGTAAGAATATGTCTGTGAAGGGGATTAAAGTGGCACTCTGCCAATTTTATAAATGAAGTTGATTTTACTCTTCATGAGGAGTGCTGCTCAGCCTGTAAAgacagttgtataatgtctcctgtgggtttttttctttactctcttttgagtcccccaactttatgcATTTGCAATACTAAATTCCTGGAATGTTCCTTTTATAATTTTACCATGTCCTGTAGACATTGATCTGTGATGTTATACTTTGTTTTCAGTAGGGCAAAATGTTTATAATCCATATAGTCACCATTATGTTTCCTAGTTTCATTGTGATCTGATTGCCTTTATTGCATGCAATTTATTTAACGCTCTCGCTTTTGATATTCACAAGTAAAATTGTAGCCTAACCTTTCAGTGATAATTGCtgttcataaaaatataattatgatATGACAAACATGAACAGAAACATTGTCTTGAGTCTGTAAATAACAATAGGGAATTCATTTATATGGTCATTTCTTACTTGATTAACTTACATTCTCTATGTTATTTGCAGGCAGTGGGCATCTCTGTGGAGTTTGTGTCACATATGACAAGATCCTTTGCGCTCAGCACCAAGCCCACACGTGTGGAAAGAGCTATGGAGGCCACAGCCAATATGGGCAGCGCGGTAAGTAAACTGTAAGCGAAATAGAGCAGACACTGTGAATCGCTCgcaaaattacagcaaaaaaatcAGGGAAATAGGCATTCACTTTTAGTGCCATACACAGTTAATTGTATAAACatccacatacagtaactgctgTCAGAgttaaacatgtttattttgtacCTTGAAGGTATTTGCTGGTGTTGCTATGACCAACCTACCAGGCATCCTTGTGCTGGCGTTTGCCAAAGCACAGCTCATCCAGATCTTCTTCTTCCGGTTAAACCTGGTCATCACACTTCTGGGGCTGGCTCATGGACTTATATTCCTCCCTGTGCTGCTCAGCTACTTTGGTATGCACTTTATTTTCAGCACGTTTTCTATGCAACAGAGGGCACCAATCAAACTGAGAGCGAGGACTAAAtctcagttgttttcttttctcaggTCCTGGTGTGAATAAGGcggtgctgctgcagctccaggAGGCCAAAGCAAAGGCCAGCCAGGAGCTGGAAGTGAGGAGCAACATGAGACAAGTCTATGAAAACCTGAGCTATGAAGACAATGAGATAAAACAGGACCCAGACTTAAACTCCGCAAACTCCAGCAGACCATCAAAAATGATAGAAAACCAACAGCAGGAGAGAATTGACTGCTTCTGAGCATCggaaacaaaaactgtttataaaagCTCTGATAAGTAAAATACCTCTGTAACAAACTGCACAAGGATGGACACAGAAATGGACAGAGAACAAAGAGTCAGGTATTTGGCTCCTCCATATGGAAATCATTAACTTAACTACGTACCTCAATCAGAAATGGACCAGTGGGGCTGTTGACAATAACACAGAATTGTGCAATATTTCTGAGCAATGCAAGAGTAGGCTATTGCACAGAGGGTCAACCTTCCTGTCTCAGCAAATAAAAAACTACACATCTCTCTTCGCAAGTGCTGCAGCTgggcaagatttttttttcagttgtggaATTATCTGACAGGACAGAAAGTTgacaaatgttttgaattagtcattttgtattttttttattgaatgtgattattttgtatGTGAATACTTAACATTAGCACTGTTTCGAGTGATTTAAAATAACTCACACTCCAGCATTTCATATGATAGTTTCTTCAATTGTAGTATGATGCTATTGCTGTAAAAGAGCaatcagtaaaaaaatattaaatgtttttattatttgaataaatatcCTTATTGAAAACATTTGGCATTATAGTTTTCCTTGATAGGTGTTACAATGACAAATAGGGAATATTGGGCTTGCAGAAATGTTTACTTGGTTATGACGTTTTGAATTTGCTGTTTCAGTGCGCAAAACATATgcactcactttttctttcccaaGGATTCTTAAAAATTCTGTAGATTGCtttctttaaaatttgtattttattacattGGGGAAAGTACAAATGCTCCTtcaagtacagaagtattaaaGAACTAGTTTGGGCTCAAAACTCTGTACTTTTTCtaatgcaataaaaaacaaaaaatgaagggaGCATTCTACAATGTTGTGAGTCCTTGGGAAGcagaaattaaatgtattgtttccCTTAT
Above is a genomic segment from Xiphias gladius isolate SHS-SW01 ecotype Sanya breed wild chromosome 19, ASM1685928v1, whole genome shotgun sequence containing:
- the npc1l1 gene encoding NPC1-like intracellular cholesterol transporter 1 isoform X2, whose amino-acid sequence is MVHVIALIAFMTCMVLSEAQHEPGYCAFYEECGRNPSITGSLIPPIVPCLNYSRARPVTGAHYTKLKEVCPILDRGEYNTYACCSIKQLSSLELSLALSKAVLIRCPSCAENFAHLHCINTCSPNQSKMIKVTKVKNVTHLGKTREAVVGYQAFLSTTFADAAFQSCKNVRIPATGGFAIATMCGRYGAKLCTPQRWYDFQGDSSNGLAPLDIDFRLIKEGDTEGLPEGVIPYNGRALKCNETTPSGGQICSCQDCKESCPSVPPLPLPPGPFRLLGTDGFLVISVILLCLLIFAFLLYFSVFCLVKSKKREDEERGKRKRKGKDQNSNDVTQQVVQPSEVTCADRNSLAAQAFLSLEFRYWGTLMATYPLTVLLISAVVVAVFSAGLKSIELTTDPVELWSAPNSRARQEKDFHDTHFDPFFRTNQLILTAPGRKGHIYDSLLFGPQNFSGLVSKDLIIELLELQKRIQNIEFWSEDLNRTASLKDVCFAPLNPSKPLLTDCAVNSLPQYFQNSLDNINAKVNMTELGVTKEVDWRDHLIYCLNSPLSFKDITDLGMSCMADYGAPVFSFLAVGGYENDDYTNAQAFILTFSLNNYARSNPKFKVAMQWEKEFLKIVQDYQKSPATNFTFAFMAERSLEDEINRTTAEDIPIFMISYAVIFVYIAVALGEYSSWKRILVDSKFLVGLGGILVVACSVLASMGFYSWIGIPSSLVILQVVPFLVLAVGADNIFIFVLEYQRDVRRPGEKREEHIGRVLGNVAPSMLLCSLSESVCFFLGALSTMPAVKSFALYAALAVLMDFILQMTAFVALLSLDARRQDNNRCELLCCVTVSTQHPNKPNEGFLLPFMRKYYAPVLLHPYTRIIVILVFIFMLCGSLFLMFHVTVGLDQELAMPKGSYMLDYFQYLYKYFEVGVPVYFVTKRGFDFTSVEGMNAVCSSVGCDQFSLTQKIQYATTYPDRSYLAIPANSWVDDFIDWLNPGSRCCRLYAFGPNAGKFCPASESPLLCARKCMATPQNGVLRPSVEQFNRFLPDFLGNRPDLQCPKGGLGAYDTAVVRDASGEIIASRFMAYHTPLTNSKEFTAALLKARELAHNITMGMRKVPGTSPDFEVFPYTVTNVFYEQYLTIVPEGLFNISLCLLPTFVVCCLLLGLDLCSGLLNLITIIMIIVDTVGVMTLWGIDYNAVALINLVTAVGISVEFVSHMTRSFALSTKPTRVERAMEATANMGSAVSKLYLLVLL
- the npc1l1 gene encoding NPC1-like intracellular cholesterol transporter 1 isoform X1 — its product is MVHVIALIAFMTCMVLSEAQHEPGYCAFYEECGRNPSITGSLIPPIVPCLNYSRARPVTGAHYTKLKEVCPILDRGEYNTYACCSIKQLSSLELSLALSKAVLIRCPSCAENFAHLHCINTCSPNQSKMIKVTKVKNVTHLGKTREAVVGYQAFLSTTFADAAFQSCKNVRIPATGGFAIATMCGRYGAKLCTPQRWYDFQGDSSNGLAPLDIDFRLIKEGDTEGLPEGVIPYNGRALKCNETTPSGGQICSCQDCKESCPSVPPLPLPPGPFRLLGTDGFLVISVILLCLLIFAFLLYFSVFCLVKSKKREDEERGKRKRKGKDQNSNDVTQQVVQPSEVTCADRNSLAAQAFLSLEFRYWGTLMATYPLTVLLISAVVVAVFSAGLKSIELTTDPVELWSAPNSRARQEKDFHDTHFDPFFRTNQLILTAPGRKGHIYDSLLFGPQNFSGLVSKDLIIELLELQKRIQNIEFWSEDLNRTASLKDVCFAPLNPSKPLLTDCAVNSLPQYFQNSLDNINAKVNMTELGVTKEVDWRDHLIYCLNSPLSFKDITDLGMSCMADYGAPVFSFLAVGGYENDDYTNAQAFILTFSLNNYARSNPKFKVAMQWEKEFLKIVQDYQKSPATNFTFAFMAERSLEDEINRTTAEDIPIFMISYAVIFVYIAVALGEYSSWKRILVDSKFLVGLGGILVVACSVLASMGFYSWIGIPSSLVILQVVPFLVLAVGADNIFIFVLEYQRDVRRPGEKREEHIGRVLGNVAPSMLLCSLSESVCFFLGALSTMPAVKSFALYAALAVLMDFILQMTAFVALLSLDARRQDNNRCELLCCVTVSTQHPNKPNEGFLLPFMRKYYAPVLLHPYTRIIVILVFIFMLCGSLFLMFHVTVGLDQELAMPKGSYMLDYFQYLYKYFEVGVPVYFVTKRGFDFTSVEGMNAVCSSVGCDQFSLTQKIQYATTYPDRSYLAIPANSWVDDFIDWLNPGSRCCRLYAFGPNAGKFCPASESPLLCARKCMATPQNGVLRPSVEQFNRFLPDFLGNRPDLQCPKGGLGAYDTAVVRDASGEIIASRFMAYHTPLTNSKEFTAALLKARELAHNITMGMRKVPGTSPDFEVFPYTVTNVFYEQYLTIVPEGLFNISLCLLPTFVVCCLLLGLDLCSGLLNLITIIMIIVDTVGVMTLWGIDYNAVALINLVTAVGISVEFVSHMTRSFALSTKPTRVERAMEATANMGSAVFAGVAMTNLPGILVLAFAKAQLIQIFFFRLNLVITLLGLAHGLIFLPVLLSYFGPGVNKAVLLQLQEAKAKASQELEVRSNMRQVYENLSYEDNEIKQDPDLNSANSSRPSKMIENQQQERIDCF